The Ignavibacteriales bacterium genome includes a window with the following:
- the sprA gene encoding cell surface protein SprA translates to MIPHKFIIRIGSVWWSSALFALAFFYQMPIEASDHLFATNDVPYLFVAGSDSTLTQQQQSTGKLSRRAKAALRRSSTSTASIVTRDTSRMTLEAIRALPRDSSARLAQFQYVRRDKPVVDGTYHKNHPLFLSDPLIVKRQAVLDSTKWVYRLRKTVGDLDTRISTEVPLDEYSSLRLKQTVRQNWESMAQFYQLQGETKTTLGDVLGKITKIEIPVPKNPIFSIFGPSRISMIINGAIDIHAGFRNTKSDLYTSSALGQSQSTPDFKQEIQVNVKGEIGDKLKIDADWNTQRTFEYENQLHVKYQGYEDELVQSVEAGNVSLPTNSSFISGGSALFGIMAKFQIGPLRLTTVTTQKKGQIKELSISGGGQSTPAEIRPPNYSRCHFFIDTSYINFYENVYQPDPFINADMSRMHIHEIEVWISTKTEMDPAKYRNVLALMDQNEVENIVKNNDKASRVPGAMTPNQGEIEEAKFIKLDPNNDYDVNAYAGIISLRTQPQDDQAVAVCYSMDNNNSIRVIGQSSQTPKDSLNGQALNLVMKLVRPSQLGPTMKTAWRMMLKNRYSLGGTGIDKSSFEFHIDYQLSGQTPITDVTQQNVGVMEMLGLDRYSTDGSKKPDKLFDYFSGITINELRGEIIFPTVEPFSASSMYKYFILHGGIDDATARQYADSFAYGAIYTKDIIDATNDPHNLYYMRSTVKTAQRASYSLGFNIVEGSVQVIVDGQVTTPGVDYTVDYISSQVVIKNQAYLSPGRNVQIKYEANDMFQLASKSLLGARGEFNLDKNSALGFTLMNYSQQSLSDKVRLGEEPISNFIMGIDGGTTLNANWLTDALNYIPGIKTTALSQISVRGEVAYMVPNPNTRTSPISSDGGKGVAYIDDFEGARQSIPLGVSYAGWRDASAPWFMKNLDSYVPGSDTINGPDYIPTPNDPYSIGIKADTEKMYYKGKACWFNVIPSDVTNGTIWGDRKSLAIRNEPVTSLDFLFHPELRGEFNYSSDLENTIGYKSEVNSHLQSWAGIQHVLGTSSTNLIEQNVAFIELWINIVSPITDNTSAKLSVDLGYICEDVIPNKKLDTEDGLDNPLHTPRGIMNKDYDWGLDAMSNATEQEYCKVHYENFWNKYPEYHSDPSGDDWSRLPIGGGMKLNMVLAEQYQGVNGTEGNFASEDGHFPDTEDLNRNGKVDRYNDYFEYEIPLDTTSTRFQQLIIGRGLDNWKQIRIPLAEYNRKIGAPTFTNVEGVRLWVTGAGKPVLFRVAEFNLVGNQWEKRVKTDPSFELSVVNYEDNPLYQPPVDGLRTRDLTQPDKEILSNEQSLNLIVKNLQSGHSQEAVKYSIERPIDMFNYRTLKMFVHGQKGHDMAKQYDEFAYKDTNSYDAEMFLHFGDDTLNYYEYRAPVRPDWGGNDVLISFSDLTGLKALLDSAHNEVSKEISGGPPGAKYKVRGNPRLDRIQYISIGIQNSGKGAPVLNGELWVDELRLTDVDDTRGWAYKVDASVKLADIGSIAFSLSQRDPYFHGLEDRFGTRNTSRAWSISTSFAFERLLPETWNGSILNFSYSHSESTNKPLYIPGKDILVEKAAERVAADTSTNPNRQYKNADDVRAQSEDLSITDSYSLPTLKLNIPAKTWLVTETINKMSFGYSYTTSYQRNPSTEYANAWSWSANFRYGTQFNPNNYLSLGGLKFFFTPQSMNFGATLSRSQSQAKLRTQANPNDVQRNLSAQRSMDFSWQFFQGGLFDLGVAYNVNVSSTLLHLETDQYSHQRTFMAILSDIFFSDRLIDFGIDQSYGQGITLNTKVTAPQILMLDKIFTPNLRYAVNYNWTNNIQAADRGRSAGWSGGPSFSLDVNLKPLTEAIWSTTLAPIPVPAPTQAPTPTPTPAPLSADTTKKKESSINHLLKQFGQISFDNISRILFKNTLFDFEKFNFSFSQSNSSQNNGVRGSTGFANIFARAPFFQSSLDENGPKFLYQFGLISDPNGELVIKTKPTFPFFTGSTIPGIRAANANIADAYSQNNQIAMHTSRPLWEGATLQLDWKVGWTYSENRTTNTDSLGYIIDSTVSRMVTGDVGRSYISLPFKFVKTNLDNVNEKYIALKQDVNDTRTDAAKLSQAFEQGLEALPWLSKIVGSLAPRANWSIHWDGLEKFSILSSFASRISLDHAYTSDYKRRWQMTSANDPVRGITSMTEVTTSQTVTYGFSPLIGVNITFKEFIKGSMSATFRYGTTTSFDLAPSTQDVSQSSTTDMSITGTYSRQGFEIPLFGLSLMNNIDISFTYGYSHNARLLYSFSNFQSGGTPMEGSGRTTLEPRIRYTLSERVTASVYYRYTRLAPDDGGSQIPGSTTNEGGVDVHVLIQ, encoded by the coding sequence GTGATTCCGCATAAATTTATTATTCGGATAGGAAGTGTCTGGTGGAGTAGTGCGTTGTTCGCTCTGGCTTTTTTCTACCAGATGCCGATCGAAGCATCAGATCACTTATTCGCAACGAATGACGTACCCTATCTATTCGTTGCCGGGTCGGATTCGACGCTGACACAACAGCAACAGTCAACGGGCAAACTCTCTCGGCGCGCCAAAGCGGCACTGCGACGCAGTTCCACCAGCACTGCAAGTATTGTCACTCGCGATACTTCGCGAATGACGTTGGAAGCAATACGTGCACTTCCCCGGGATTCTTCTGCACGGCTTGCACAATTCCAATATGTGCGCAGAGACAAACCGGTGGTAGACGGCACGTATCATAAAAATCATCCACTGTTCCTCTCAGACCCGCTCATTGTCAAACGTCAAGCAGTTTTGGATTCTACGAAATGGGTATACCGCCTGCGTAAAACTGTTGGTGATCTAGATACACGCATATCAACCGAAGTACCATTGGATGAATATTCCTCGCTTCGGTTGAAGCAAACCGTGCGGCAAAACTGGGAATCGATGGCACAATTCTACCAGCTTCAGGGTGAAACGAAAACCACGTTGGGAGATGTACTTGGCAAGATCACAAAAATTGAAATTCCGGTACCGAAGAACCCGATTTTCAGCATTTTCGGGCCAAGTAGAATATCAATGATCATCAATGGTGCAATTGATATCCATGCCGGATTTCGCAACACAAAATCAGATCTTTATACATCCAGTGCATTGGGGCAGAGCCAAAGCACTCCTGATTTCAAACAAGAAATTCAAGTGAATGTCAAAGGCGAAATTGGAGATAAGTTGAAGATTGATGCCGATTGGAATACTCAACGTACATTCGAGTATGAAAACCAGCTCCATGTCAAGTACCAAGGGTACGAAGATGAACTTGTACAAAGTGTGGAAGCAGGCAACGTATCACTACCTACCAATTCGTCATTTATTTCTGGCGGTTCGGCATTGTTTGGTATCATGGCAAAATTTCAGATCGGACCATTGCGCCTGACGACGGTCACTACCCAGAAGAAAGGACAGATCAAAGAGCTGTCCATTTCCGGCGGCGGACAATCTACGCCGGCAGAAATACGTCCGCCCAATTATTCCAGGTGCCACTTTTTTATCGATACATCGTACATCAATTTTTATGAAAACGTGTATCAACCTGACCCGTTCATTAACGCGGATATGTCGAGGATGCATATTCATGAAATTGAAGTATGGATTTCTACAAAAACGGAGATGGATCCAGCAAAATATAGAAATGTTCTTGCGTTGATGGATCAAAACGAAGTTGAAAATATAGTTAAAAATAACGATAAAGCTTCCAGAGTCCCAGGTGCAATGACTCCGAATCAGGGAGAAATTGAAGAAGCAAAATTCATTAAACTTGATCCCAATAATGATTATGATGTGAATGCCTATGCAGGCATTATTTCACTTCGGACCCAGCCGCAAGATGACCAGGCAGTTGCGGTCTGTTATTCGATGGATAATAATAATTCTATCAGAGTTATAGGTCAGTCGAGCCAGACCCCAAAAGACTCTCTCAACGGACAAGCGTTGAATCTTGTCATGAAACTTGTCCGTCCATCCCAGCTTGGTCCAACCATGAAGACCGCATGGCGTATGATGCTGAAGAACCGGTATTCTCTTGGCGGAACCGGTATAGATAAATCGAGTTTTGAATTCCATATAGACTATCAATTATCAGGTCAAACACCGATAACGGATGTCACGCAGCAGAATGTCGGGGTGATGGAAATGCTTGGATTAGATCGCTATAGCACCGATGGTTCAAAAAAGCCTGATAAGCTGTTTGATTATTTTTCCGGAATTACTATTAACGAATTGCGCGGGGAAATTATTTTCCCGACGGTGGAACCATTTAGTGCATCGAGTATGTATAAATATTTTATACTGCACGGTGGCATTGATGATGCCACTGCACGACAGTATGCAGATTCATTCGCTTATGGCGCAATTTATACCAAGGACATCATTGACGCGACGAATGACCCGCACAACTTATATTATATGCGCAGTACGGTGAAAACAGCACAGAGGGCAAGTTACTCGCTTGGTTTTAATATTGTTGAAGGAAGCGTGCAAGTCATTGTCGATGGTCAGGTAACAACGCCGGGCGTTGATTACACGGTTGATTATATCTCCAGCCAGGTCGTTATCAAGAATCAAGCATATCTTAGTCCGGGACGCAACGTCCAAATCAAGTATGAAGCGAACGACATGTTCCAGCTTGCTTCAAAATCGCTGCTTGGTGCGCGTGGTGAATTTAATTTAGATAAAAACTCTGCACTTGGTTTTACACTTATGAATTACAGCCAGCAATCGTTAAGTGACAAAGTGCGGCTTGGTGAAGAACCTATCAGCAACTTTATTATGGGAATTGATGGCGGTACCACGCTGAATGCAAACTGGCTGACTGATGCGTTGAATTATATACCCGGCATAAAAACAACGGCATTATCACAAATTTCTGTCCGCGGCGAAGTGGCATATATGGTGCCAAATCCAAACACGCGCACCAGTCCTATTTCTAGTGATGGCGGTAAAGGCGTAGCTTATATCGATGACTTTGAAGGTGCCCGCCAAAGCATTCCTCTTGGCGTTTCGTATGCGGGATGGAGAGATGCGAGCGCACCGTGGTTCATGAAAAATTTGGATTCCTATGTGCCTGGATCCGACACGATCAATGGTCCCGATTATATTCCGACACCAAATGATCCATATTCAATTGGCATTAAAGCAGATACAGAAAAGATGTATTATAAGGGAAAGGCTTGCTGGTTCAATGTCATCCCCAGCGATGTTACGAATGGCACGATCTGGGGGGATCGTAAATCGCTAGCGATTAGGAATGAACCAGTGACGTCCTTAGATTTCCTTTTTCATCCGGAATTACGTGGCGAGTTTAACTATTCTTCAGATCTTGAAAATACAATCGGATATAAATCAGAAGTTAATTCTCATCTACAATCATGGGCGGGTATTCAGCATGTTCTTGGTACAAGCTCTACTAACCTCATAGAACAAAACGTCGCATTCATAGAACTCTGGATCAATATTGTTTCACCGATAACTGATAATACCTCTGCGAAACTTAGTGTCGATCTTGGCTATATATGTGAAGATGTAATTCCGAATAAAAAACTCGATACGGAAGATGGTTTGGATAATCCACTCCATACCCCAAGAGGAATCATGAATAAAGATTATGATTGGGGGCTTGATGCAATGAGTAATGCGACGGAACAAGAATACTGTAAAGTACATTATGAAAATTTTTGGAACAAGTATCCTGAATATCATTCAGATCCATCAGGTGATGATTGGTCCCGCCTGCCAATCGGTGGTGGAATGAAACTGAATATGGTACTCGCTGAGCAATATCAAGGAGTGAATGGCACGGAGGGTAACTTTGCCAGTGAAGATGGGCATTTCCCGGATACAGAAGACTTGAATAGAAATGGAAAAGTAGATCGATATAATGATTATTTTGAATATGAAATTCCTCTCGATACAACCAGCACTCGATTTCAACAATTAATCATAGGAAGAGGCCTTGACAATTGGAAACAAATTCGTATTCCGCTCGCTGAATATAATAGAAAAATAGGAGCTCCAACCTTTACAAATGTGGAAGGGGTGCGTCTATGGGTTACGGGTGCTGGAAAACCTGTGCTGTTTCGCGTTGCTGAATTTAATCTTGTCGGCAATCAATGGGAAAAGCGTGTAAAGACGGATCCTTCATTTGAATTGAGTGTCGTGAACTACGAAGATAATCCTCTCTATCAGCCGCCGGTGGATGGCCTTCGCACGAGAGATCTTACACAACCGGATAAAGAAATTCTTAGTAATGAACAATCGCTGAATTTGATAGTGAAGAATCTGCAATCCGGCCATTCTCAAGAAGCGGTGAAGTATAGTATAGAACGTCCAATTGACATGTTTAACTATCGGACGTTAAAGATGTTTGTTCACGGCCAAAAGGGCCACGATATGGCTAAACAGTATGACGAATTTGCGTATAAAGATACAAACAGCTATGATGCAGAAATGTTTCTGCATTTTGGCGATGATACATTAAATTACTATGAATATCGTGCCCCTGTCCGTCCAGATTGGGGGGGAAATGATGTTCTCATCTCATTTTCTGACCTCACTGGCCTTAAAGCTTTATTAGATAGCGCACATAATGAAGTCAGTAAAGAAATATCAGGTGGACCACCAGGTGCGAAGTATAAGGTTCGAGGAAATCCGCGGTTAGATAGAATCCAATATATTTCCATTGGAATTCAAAATTCTGGAAAGGGTGCTCCAGTTCTTAACGGTGAATTATGGGTCGATGAGCTCCGCCTCACCGATGTGGATGATACGCGCGGTTGGGCGTATAAAGTAGACGCCAGCGTCAAACTTGCAGACATCGGGAGTATCGCCTTCTCGTTAAGTCAACGCGATCCGTATTTCCACGGATTGGAAGATCGATTCGGCACACGCAACACAAGCCGGGCTTGGAGCATTTCCACTTCCTTCGCTTTTGAGCGGCTTCTACCGGAGACATGGAACGGTTCTATTTTAAACTTCAGTTATTCTCATTCGGAATCAACTAACAAACCGCTCTATATTCCAGGCAAAGATATTTTAGTGGAAAAGGCGGCGGAGCGTGTTGCAGCGGATACATCCACCAATCCAAATCGCCAATATAAAAATGCAGATGATGTGCGGGCGCAATCGGAGGATCTAAGTATTACGGATTCTTACTCCTTGCCGACATTGAAGCTCAACATTCCAGCGAAAACCTGGCTTGTAACAGAAACGATCAATAAAATGTCGTTTGGTTATAGCTATACAACATCGTACCAACGCAATCCATCAACGGAATATGCAAATGCGTGGAGTTGGAGCGCAAATTTCAGATATGGAACGCAGTTCAATCCGAATAATTATCTTTCATTAGGAGGATTAAAATTCTTTTTCACGCCCCAGTCGATGAATTTTGGCGCAACGCTGAGCCGGAGTCAATCACAGGCAAAGTTGCGTACCCAGGCAAATCCAAATGATGTTCAGCGTAATTTAAGTGCGCAGCGGTCAATGGATTTCAGCTGGCAATTCTTTCAGGGCGGATTGTTTGATCTTGGCGTTGCATATAATGTTAATGTCTCAAGTACTCTTCTGCATTTGGAAACAGATCAGTACTCACACCAGCGTACGTTTATGGCAATCCTCAGCGATATATTTTTCAGCGATCGATTAATCGACTTCGGCATTGACCAATCCTATGGCCAGGGAATTACATTGAATACAAAAGTCACAGCGCCGCAAATACTGATGCTCGATAAGATTTTCACGCCAAACCTGCGTTATGCTGTGAACTATAATTGGACAAACAATATTCAGGCAGCTGATCGCGGCCGCAGCGCCGGTTGGAGCGGTGGGCCTTCATTCTCGCTTGATGTCAATTTAAAACCACTCACAGAAGCCATTTGGTCGACGACGCTGGCACCAATTCCAGTACCGGCACCAACTCAAGCACCAACACCAACACCAACTCCAGCACCACTATCTGCGGATACTACCAAAAAGAAGGAGAGTTCAATCAATCATCTGCTGAAGCAGTTTGGTCAGATATCGTTTGATAATATATCACGCATCTTATTCAAGAATACGTTATTTGATTTTGAGAAGTTCAATTTCAGTTTCTCACAGTCAAACTCGTCACAAAACAACGGCGTACGCGGCAGTACAGGATTTGCGAACATATTTGCACGAGCTCCGTTTTTTCAATCTTCGTTGGACGAAAATGGTCCAAAGTTTTTGTACCAATTTGGGTTAATATCTGATCCAAATGGCGAGTTGGTGATAAAGACGAAACCAACATTTCCGTTCTTCACCGGTTCCACGATACCGGGTATTCGCGCTGCAAATGCAAATATTGCTGATGCATATTCGCAAAATAATCAGATTGCCATGCATACCTCAAGACCATTATGGGAGGGGGCAACTCTTCAGTTGGATTGGAAAGTCGGCTGGACGTATAGCGAGAACAGGACCACCAATACAGATTCGCTCGGTTATATTATTGATAGCACGGTAAGCAGGATGGTCACCGGAGATGTGGGGCGTTCGTATATATCACTGCCATTTAAATTTGTGAAAACGAATCTTGACAATGTAAATGAAAAATATATTGCGTTGAAACAAGATGTGAATGATACACGGACTGACGCTGCAAAGTTATCACAAGCGTTTGAGCAGGGATTAGAGGCGCTTCCATGGTTGTCAAAAATAGTAGGTTCGCTTGCACCACGTGCCAACTGGTCTATCCATTGGGATGGATTGGAGAAGTTTAGCATTTTAAGTAGTTTTGCGTCACGCATCTCGCTCGATCATGCTTATACGTCAGATTATAAACGGCGCTGGCAAATGACATCCGCTAATGATCCGGTTAGGGGGATTACCAGCATGACTGAGGTTACAACAAGCCAAACGGTTACGTATGGATTTTCTCCATTAATTGGTGTGAATATAACATTTAAAGAATTTATCAAAGGAAGTATGAGCGCCACATTCAGGTACGGGACGACAACATCATTTGATCTTGCCCCGTCTACTCAAGATGTATCGCAATCATCGACCACAGATATGTCGATTACAGGAACTTACAGCAGGCAGGGATTTGAAATTCCTCTTTTCGGTTTGTCGCTTATGAATAATATCGACATTTCTTTCACCTACGGCTATTCACATAACGCCCGCTTGCTCTACAGTTTCAGCAATTTCCAAAGTGGTGGTACTCCTATGGAAGGTTCGGGTCGCACAACACTAGAACCGCGTATCCGCTACACATTGAGTGAGCGTGTAACAGCTTCTGTCTATTATCGATACACAAGACTTGCTCCGGATGATGGCGGATCGCAAATTCCCGGATCCACAACCAATGAAGGCGGGGTAGATGTTCACGTCCTTATTCAATAA
- a CDS encoding bifunctional response regulator/alkaline phosphatase family protein: METPKKILWVDDEIDLLRPHLRLLEQKGYQVDTAANGEDAIESVKKKGYDLVFLDEMMPGLGGLQTLSAMKDISPTLPVVMVTKSEAESLMEEAIGSKITDYLVKPVNPSQILMACKKIFESKKISGEHVSRDYIKEFQNISLTLNNSLAEEEWIDLYLKLTNWDMELDAHPELGLRQTLQDQKRECNAEFGKFVERNYRKWISDEQRSIMLSPDVMERCVLPELNNRTSVFFFVIDCLRLDQWLILEELLSEYYTFEKQYYFSILPTATPYSRNAIFSGHFPIDIEKRFPEIWSSEDDDDENSRNRYEHQLMDKLLERKRIVLKPESKYVKILDSDFGRQFEGNIISYTQSRLTAVVVNFIDMLAHGRSDSPLLKEIAPDEAAYRSLTRSWFQHSSLFGMLKTLALQKNVKIILTTDHGSVRCMRGSKVVGDREASTNLRYKFGRNLKVDEKQAVFIKSPVDYKLPRGSVTTNYIMAKEDYYFVYPTEYHKYLNQYHDSFQHGGISMQEMILPIVKLQPK; encoded by the coding sequence ATGGAAACTCCTAAAAAAATACTTTGGGTCGATGACGAAATCGACTTATTACGTCCTCATCTGCGGTTATTGGAACAGAAGGGATATCAAGTCGATACGGCGGCTAATGGCGAGGATGCCATCGAATCAGTGAAGAAGAAGGGCTATGACCTTGTTTTTCTTGATGAGATGATGCCCGGTTTAGGCGGCTTACAAACTCTTTCGGCGATGAAAGACATCTCACCAACTCTTCCGGTAGTCATGGTGACTAAGAGCGAAGCGGAGAGTTTGATGGAAGAGGCCATCGGTAGTAAAATCACGGATTATTTGGTGAAGCCGGTAAATCCCAGCCAGATTCTTATGGCATGTAAGAAAATATTTGAATCGAAAAAGATATCCGGTGAACACGTTTCCCGAGACTATATTAAGGAGTTTCAAAATATCAGTCTCACGTTGAATAATTCTCTTGCGGAAGAAGAATGGATCGATCTGTATCTCAAACTCACAAACTGGGATATGGAATTGGATGCCCATCCGGAATTGGGATTGCGGCAGACACTTCAGGATCAAAAACGTGAATGCAACGCCGAGTTTGGAAAATTTGTCGAACGGAACTATCGCAAGTGGATTTCGGATGAACAACGTTCGATTATGCTTTCGCCCGACGTTATGGAACGCTGTGTACTCCCTGAACTGAATAACCGCACTTCAGTCTTTTTCTTCGTTATCGATTGCCTGCGGCTTGACCAGTGGCTGATTTTAGAAGAACTGTTATCAGAATATTACACATTCGAAAAGCAATATTACTTCAGCATTTTGCCGACTGCAACGCCATACTCACGAAACGCAATTTTCAGCGGGCACTTTCCTATAGACATAGAAAAACGATTCCCTGAAATCTGGTCTTCCGAAGATGACGACGACGAAAACAGCCGCAATCGGTACGAGCACCAATTGATGGACAAACTCTTAGAACGCAAGCGCATCGTTTTAAAACCGGAATCAAAGTATGTGAAAATATTGGATTCGGATTTCGGCAGACAATTCGAGGGAAACATCATTTCTTACACACAAAGCCGCCTCACGGCTGTTGTGGTGAATTTTATCGATATGCTCGCGCACGGGCGTTCGGACTCTCCTCTCCTAAAAGAAATTGCTCCTGATGAAGCAGCGTATCGTTCGCTGACACGATCCTGGTTTCAGCATTCATCGCTTTTTGGAATGCTCAAAACACTTGCTCTGCAGAAAAATGTCAAGATTATTTTAACTACAGACCACGGAAGTGTCCGATGCATGCGCGGATCGAAAGTTGTTGGAGATCGAGAAGCATCAACAAATCTGCGTTATAAATTTGGCAGAAATCTTAAAGTGGACGAAAAACAAGCGGTCTTTATCAAGAGTCCGGTTGATTATAAACTGCCGCGAGGTAGTGTTACGACAAATTATATCATGGCGAAAGAAGATTATTATTTTGTCTACCCGACAGAATATCATAAATATCTCAACCAGTACCACGATAGCTTCCAGCACGGCGGTATTTCAATGCAGGAGATGATTCTTCCCATTGTGAAACTTCAACCAAAATGA
- the tsaE gene encoding tRNA (adenosine(37)-N6)-threonylcarbamoyltransferase complex ATPase subunit type 1 TsaE, with amino-acid sequence MNETRTTTSSEETIAFASTFAGRLQRGNVVTLFGDLGSGKTQFVKGICQAFKTRTPATSPSFVILNRYNGIDEHKNEILLYHFDLYRVKSLTEIYDLGYEEFLQGDGVCLIEWAEMLGELLPKQRYDVRFSLGAGENERYIEISGVHTS; translated from the coding sequence ATGAACGAAACGCGTACAACGACATCATCGGAAGAAACGATTGCATTTGCGAGTACGTTCGCTGGAAGATTACAGCGGGGAAATGTTGTCACACTCTTTGGTGATCTGGGCAGTGGGAAGACACAGTTTGTGAAAGGTATATGTCAGGCATTCAAGACGCGCACGCCTGCAACAAGCCCTTCGTTCGTCATCCTCAATAGGTATAATGGCATAGATGAGCACAAAAACGAAATATTATTATATCATTTCGATCTCTATCGTGTAAAGTCGCTCACAGAAATATACGATCTTGGTTACGAAGAATTTCTTCAGGGCGATGGTGTCTGCCTTATCGAGTGGGCGGAGATGCTTGGGGAATTATTGCCGAAGCAAAGGTACGACGTTCGGTTTTCTTTAGGCGCAGGTGAGAACGAACGCTATATTGAAATTTCTGGAGTTCATACGTCATGA
- the tsaB gene encoding tRNA (adenosine(37)-N6)-threonylcarbamoyltransferase complex dimerization subunit type 1 TsaB — MTILGIETSTAVCSVGLADECGLQSERSLVESHIHSEKLLTLIQELCDEQKMKLSRLDGVAVSIGPGSFTGLRIGLSTAKGLCFALEKPLIAVPTFASIAHSVAGSHPDCARVIVCIDAKQREYYIGVYKHDNGTICEVLPVHIGSIASAIAAASVRTLIVTDRTDEVRTESRDSILVQDVFPYCRGDVIAHRALERWAPEESSVWAQREPMYLKDFVVRTQMKLAK; from the coding sequence ATGACGATTCTCGGCATCGAGACATCAACGGCGGTGTGTTCTGTAGGATTGGCAGACGAATGTGGATTGCAGTCGGAACGATCGCTCGTTGAATCACATATTCATTCAGAAAAACTGTTAACGCTGATTCAAGAATTGTGCGATGAACAAAAAATGAAGCTCTCTCGGTTGGATGGTGTGGCGGTTTCCATAGGTCCCGGTTCTTTTACCGGACTTCGCATCGGATTAAGCACCGCAAAAGGATTGTGCTTCGCGCTTGAAAAACCGCTTATTGCAGTGCCGACGTTCGCATCTATCGCACACAGTGTAGCAGGTTCGCATCCGGATTGTGCGCGGGTTATTGTATGCATTGATGCGAAGCAGAGAGAGTATTATATTGGGGTGTACAAACACGACAATGGAACTATCTGCGAGGTACTGCCTGTGCACATTGGAAGTATAGCGTCGGCCATTGCTGCAGCCTCTGTGAGAACCCTTATAGTCACAGATCGTACCGACGAAGTGAGAACAGAATCTCGTGATTCCATCCTTGTTCAGGATGTGTTCCCTTATTGCCGCGGAGATGTTATTGCACATAGGGCATTAGAGAGATGGGCGCCTGAGGAAAGCAGTGTTTGGGCACAACGAGAACCGATGTATTTGAAAGACTTCGTTGTTCGGACACAGATGAAATTGGCAAAATGA
- the accD gene encoding acetyl-CoA carboxylase, carboxyltransferase subunit beta — MAWFKRSQENISSDGQKKDIPDGMWTKCSGCSEIIHKKELDKNLFTCPKCNFHFRIGSKEYFEILLDNGTFKEMNKKMRSVDPLKFTDTKSYASRVETTIKKTGLYDAVRTGEGMMNGIPVVIACMDFAFIGGSMGSVVGEKISRATDVARKKRQPMIIVSSTGGARMMEGAMSLMQMAKMSAKLAQLSDAGVPYISILTDPTTGGVTASFAMLGDIHIAEPAALIGFAGPRVIKQTIGKDLPQGFQRSEFLMDKGFVDLVVHRKELKETTTKVIRSLVG, encoded by the coding sequence ATGGCTTGGTTCAAGCGGTCACAAGAAAATATTTCGTCGGATGGTCAGAAGAAGGACATTCCCGATGGTATGTGGACGAAGTGCAGCGGGTGCAGCGAGATCATTCATAAGAAGGAGTTAGATAAAAATCTTTTCACATGCCCAAAGTGTAACTTCCATTTCCGTATTGGCAGCAAAGAGTATTTCGAAATACTGCTTGACAACGGTACATTCAAAGAGATGAACAAGAAAATGCGCTCTGTGGATCCCCTGAAGTTCACCGACACAAAATCGTATGCAAGCCGTGTGGAGACGACCATAAAAAAAACCGGTCTCTATGATGCTGTGAGGACCGGCGAAGGAATGATGAATGGAATTCCAGTGGTCATCGCCTGCATGGATTTCGCTTTTATCGGAGGAAGCATGGGCTCTGTTGTAGGAGAAAAAATATCACGTGCAACAGACGTTGCTCGTAAAAAGAGACAACCGATGATCATTGTTTCTTCCACAGGCGGTGCAAGGATGATGGAAGGCGCAATGTCATTGATGCAGATGGCTAAGATGAGCGCAAAACTTGCACAACTTTCCGATGCAGGTGTGCCGTACATTTCCATCCTTACAGATCCAACAACAGGCGGTGTGACTGCAAGTTTTGCAATGTTAGGCGATATACACATTGCGGAACCTGCCGCGCTTATCGGATTTGCAGGTCCGCGTGTTATTAAGCAGACAATTGGAAAAGATTTGCCTCAAGGATTTCAGCGATCAGAGTTTTTGATGGATAAAGGATTCGTCGACCTCGTTGTTCATCGGAAAGAACTCAAAGAAACAACTACGAAAGTAATTCGGAGTCTTGTAGGATAA